From candidate division TA06 bacterium:
CTGACTTCCACCTCTATCTTCATACCGGCACCATCGGCCTCCTTCACCTTCTTGACCGCTGCCTCTATCCCTCCCGCTGGCTCCAGGTGACTCGTTTTGATCAGCACCATATCGTAAAGGCCAAATCTATGATTCTCTCCGCCGCCGACGCGAACTGCGTATTTTTCTAACATCCTGAGGCCCGGTGTGGTCTTTCTCGTGTCCATAATGATTGTTCCGGTCCCCTCAACAGCCTTCACAAATTCGTAGGTTAGAGTTGACACTCCGGACATTCTTTGAACCAGATTCAAAGCCACCCTCTCGCCTGTGAGACACGACCGGGCGCGACCCTTTATTCGGGCACAAACCGATCCATAGGAAAGCGTATCCCCATCTTCCATCAGTTTCTCAAACTCTAGCTCGGGATCAACCTGCTCAAACACAGCCCTGGACACTTCTACGCCACACAGTATTCCATCTTCTTTGGAGGTTATCACGCCAAGAGCGCGAGCCTCTTCGGGGACTATCAAGTTGGTTGTTACGTCGCCCGAGCCAATATCCTCCTTCAGCGCCATACGGACAATCTCCGCGACCTTACCTCTATCCGGATTCACTTTCTTCTCATCCAAGAAGAGCCTCCCAGCCTTATCTCAGCCTCAATTTTTCTGATCCTGTCTCGGAGTCTGGCAGCCTTCTCAAACTCAAGTTCATCAGCCGCCTGCTTCATCTCCTGTCTCAATCTATCGATGGCATCCAGTCTATCAAGATCGGTAACATAGTCTTCCTTTTCTTCCCCAACCTTTTCCAATTCCTTGGCGTCTGCTACTGATGTTGCTCGCATCACCTCATCTACAGACTTGACAATGCTCCTTGGCTTTATCTCGTACTTCTTGTTGTATTTAACCTGCTTTTTTCTCCTCCTCTCCATCTCTTTCAGAGCACGCTCCATCGAACCCGTAATTTTATCAGCGTACAGAAGAACTTCACCAGCCAGATTTCGGGCAGCCCTCCCCGCTGTCTGAACCAAAGAGGTCTCAGATCTCAAGAACCCTTCCTTATCCGCATCGAGTATGGCAACCAGCGAGACTTCCGGCAGATCCAAACCTTCTCGCAGCAGGTTGATGCCAACAAGAACATCGAAGTCAGCC
This genomic window contains:
- the nadC gene encoding carboxylating nicotinate-nucleotide diphosphorylase encodes the protein MALKEDIGSGDVTTNLIVPEEARALGVITSKEDGILCGVEVSRAVFEQVDPELEFEKLMEDGDTLSYGSVCARIKGRARSCLTGERVALNLVQRMSGVSTLTYEFVKAVEGTGTIIMDTRKTTPGLRMLEKYAVRVGGGENHRFGLYDMVLIKTSHLEPAGGIEAAVKKVKEADGAGMKIEVEVSNLRDLRVALDTGVDRIMLDNIRIEDMTKAVQMAGGVELEASGRINLWNVRKVAETGVRYISVGALTHSAAAIDMSLRLRQIGV